A genome region from Schistocerca nitens isolate TAMUIC-IGC-003100 chromosome 4, iqSchNite1.1, whole genome shotgun sequence includes the following:
- the LOC126252794 gene encoding zinc finger protein 1-like, giving the protein MIPIHPRATEVDGVHVFGTDEISALLKYMGLEPDLKCGIKKQQFFRNKSISRSGTQSSAELSSTQLVHNNFAKQAAHSFFEVATLLDSDTWQLPEGTQESLKNKRPTGTRAFPVTEGPGVFPCDNCGKSYKWRRTLRHHLRLECGKEPAFQCPFCPLRSKRKSNISAHIRYVHLK; this is encoded by the exons ATGATTCCTATACACCCTAGGGCAACTGAAGTTGATG GTGTTCATGTATTTGGAACAGATGAAATTTCTGCCCTTTTAAAATATATGGGACTAG AGCCTGACTTGAAATGTGGAATCAAGAAGCAACAGTTCTTTCGAAATAAAAGTATTTCTCGAAGTGGAACACAGTCTTCTGCTGAACTAAGCTCTACACAGCTAGTGCACAACAACTTTGCGAAGCAAGCTGCTCATTCATTTTTTGAAGTTGCAACACTTCTGGATTCTGACACATGGCAACTGCCAGAAGGAACACAGGAATCCCTCAAGAATAAAAGACCAACTGGAACAAGAGCTTTTCCTGTAACAGAAGGTCCAGGTGTATTTCCATGTGATAATTGTGGAAAGTCATATAAATGGAGAAGAACACTTCGTCACCACCTCCGTTTAGAATGTGGAAAAGAACCTGCATTTCAGTGCCCATTTTGCCCCTTGCGCTCAAAAAGAAAGAGTAATATTTCTGCTCATATAAGATatgttcacttgaaatga